A window of Trichoderma atroviride chromosome 3, complete sequence contains these coding sequences:
- a CDS encoding uncharacterized protein (TransMembrane:9 (i118-141o147-166i295-316o328-360i698-719o725-744i765-786o831-854i866-884o)), producing the protein MADDKAVGAPALDMNIESGNFDEKRAQPPAEAVPPKKDASAEDEEEDEDIDALIEDLESEDGHAFEEEEEETSPSTGGRVVPDDMLQTDSRLGLTESEVVARRRKYGLNQMKEEKENLVLKFLGFFVGPIQFVMEAAAVLAAGLQDWVDFGVICALLLLNAFVGFIQEFQAGSIVEELKKTLALKAVVLRDGTLKEIEAPEVVPGDILQVEEGTIIPADGRIVTEDAFLQVDQSAITGESLAVDKHKGDNCYASSAVKRGEAFVVVTATGDNTFVGRAAALVSQSAGGTGHFTEVLNGIGTILLILVVLTLLVVWISSFYRSNGIVDILRFTLAITIVGVPVGLPAVVTTTMAVGAAYLAKKQAIVQKLSAIESLAGVEILCSDKTGTLTKNKLSLSEPYTVQGVDPDDLMLTACLAASRKKKGIDAIDKAFLKSLKYYPRAKSVLSKYKVIEFHPFDPVSKKVTAVVESPQGERITCVKGAPLFVLKTVEEDHPIPEEIDKDYKNCVAEFATRGFRSLGVARKRGEGAWEILGIMPCSDPPRHDTARTINEAKQLGLSIKMLTGDAVGIARETSRQLGLGTNVYNAERLGLGGGGDMPGSEVYDFVEAADGFAEVFPQHKYAVVEILQQRGYLVAMTGDGVNDAPSLKKADTGIAVEGASDAARSAADIVFLAPGLGAIIDALKTSRQIFHRMYAYVVYRIALSLHMEIFLGLWIAILNRSLNIELVVFIAIFADIATLAIAYDNAPYSQTPVKWNLPKLWGMSVLLGAVLAVGTWIALTTMYAGGQNGGIVQNFGNIDEVLFLEISLTENWLIFITRANGPFWSSIPSWQLSGAILVVDILATLFCVFGWFIGEQTSIVAVVRVWIFSFGIFSIMGGLYYFLQGSSGFDNLMHGKSPKTDKKQRSLEDFVVSLQRVSTQHEKSQ; encoded by the exons atggcggacGACAAGGCCGTCGGCGCGCCCGCGCTCGACATGAATATAGAATCGGGCAACTTCGACGAGAAGCGTGCCCAGCCCCCTGCTGAGGCCGTCCCTCCCAAGAAGGATGCCTccgctgaagatgaggaagaagatgaggacaTTGACGCCTTGATCGAGGATCTCGAATCCGAGGATGGCCAtgcctttgaagaagaagaggaagagaccaGTCCCAGCACTGGAGGACGTGTCGTCCCCGACGACATGCTCCAAACCGACAGCCGACTTGGTCTGACCGAGTCTGAGGTTGTCGCCCGCCGTCGCAAGTACGGTCTTAACcaaatgaaagaagagaaggagaactTGGTGCTCAAGttccttggcttctttgtTGGTCCCATTCAATTCGTCATGGag gctgctgctgttctgGCCGCCGGTCTCCAGGACTGGGTCGATTTCGGTGTCATTTGCGCTCTGCTCCTGCTCAACGCCTTTGTCGGTTTCATCCAGGAATTCCAAGCTGGTTCCATTGTCGAAGAACTCAAAAAGACTCTCGCTCTCAAGGCTGTCGTTCTCCGTGACGGTACcctcaaggagattgaggccCCCGAAGTTGTCCCTGGCGATATCCTGCAGGTTGAGGAGGGTACGATCATCCCCGCCGACGGTCGCATTGTCACTGAGGACGCTTTCCTTCAGGTCGATCAGTCCGCCATCACTGGCGAGTCTCTCGCTGTCGACAAGCACAAGGGCGACAACTGCTATGCTTCCTCTGCTGTCAAGCGTGGTGAGGCCTTTGTGGTCGTCACCGCCACTGGTGACAACACCTTTGTTGGTCgcgccgccgctctcgtTTCTCAGTCCGCTGGTGGCACTGGTCACTTCACCGAGGTTCTCAACGGCATTGGTACAATTCTCCTCATCTTGGTTGTTCTGACCCTGCTCGTTGTCTGGATTTCTTCATTCTACCGCTCCAATGGTATTGTCGATATTCTGCGCTTCACTctggccatcaccatcgtTGGTGTCCCCGTCGGTCTGCCCGCTgtcgtcaccaccaccatggccGTCGGTGCTGCCTACCTCGCCAAGAAGCAGGCCATTGTCCAGAAGCTCTCCGCCATCGAGTCCCTGGCTGGTGTCGAGATCCTCTGCTCTGACAAGACCGGTACCTTGACCAAGAacaagctctctctctccgaGCCCTACACCGTCCAGGGCGTTGACCCCGATGATCTCATGCTCACTGCttgcttggctgcttctcgcaagaagaagggtaTCGACGCCATTGACAAGGCTTTCCTCAAGTCCCTCAAGTACTATCCCCGTGCCAAGAGCGTTCTGTCCAAGTACAAGGTCATCGAGTTCCACCCCTTTGACCCTGTCTCCAAGAAGGTTACCGCTGTTGTCGAGTCTCCCCAGGGCGAGCGCATCACCTGTGTCAAGGGTGCCCCTCTCTTCGTTCTCAAGACTGTTGAGGAGGACCACCCCATTCCCGAGGAGATTGACAAGGACTACAAGAACTGTGTTGCCGAGTTTGCTACCCGTGGTTTCCGTTCTCTTGGTGTTGCCCGCAAGCGTGGTGAGGGTGCTTGGGAGATTCTCGGTATAATGCCTTGCTCTGACCCTCCTCGTCACGACACCGCCCGCACTATCAACGAAGCCAAGCAGCTTGGTCTGTCCATCAAGATGTTGACTGGTGATGCCGTCGGTATTGCTCGTGAAACTTCTCGTCAGCTCGGTCTCGGCACCAACGTTTACAACGCTGAGCGTCTCGGTctcggtggcggcggtgacATGCCCGGTTCCGAGGTTTACGACtttgttgaggctgctgaTGGTTTCGCTGAAGTTTTCCCCCAGCACAAGTACGCCGTCGTCGAGATTCTCCAGCAGCGTGGTTACCTCGTTGCCATGACTGGTGACGGTGTCAACGATGCTCCCTCcctgaagaaggctgatACTGGTATTGCTGTTGAGGGTGCCTCTGATGCTGCTCGTTCCGCTGCCGATATTGTCTTCCTTGCTCCTGGTCTGGGTGCCATCATTGACGCTCTCAAGACCTCTCGTCAAATCTTCCACCGTATGTACGCCTACGTTGTCTACCGTATCGCTCTGTCCCTGCACATGGAAATCTTCCTGGGTCTCTGGATTGCCATCCTCAACCGCTCTTTGAACATTGAGCTGGTCGTCttcattgccatctttgccgaTATCGCCACCCTGGCCATTGCCTACGATAACGCCCCTTACTCGCAGACCCCCGTCAAGTGGAACCTTCCCAAGCTCTGGGGTATGTCCGTTCTCCTCGGTGCCGTCCTTGCTGTCGGTACCTGGATTGCCCTCACCACCATGTACGCTGGTGGCCAGAACGGTGGTATCGTCCAGAACTTTGGTAACATTGACGAGGTCCTCTTCCTTGAGATTTCCCTCACTGAGAACTGGCTGATCTTCATCACCCGTGCCAACGGTCCTTTCTGGTCCTCCATCCCCTCATGGCAGCTCAGCGGTGCTATCCTGGTTGTCGACATCCTGGCCACCCTCTTCTGTGTCTTTGGTTGGTTCATTGGCGAGCAGACCAgcattgttgctgttgtccGTGTCTGGATCTTCTCTTtcggcatcttctccatcatgggTGGTCTCTACTACTTCCTCCAGGGAAGCTCAGGCTTCGACAACCTCATGCATGGCAAGTCCCCCAAGACGGACAAGAAGCAACGATCTCTGGAAGATTTTG TCGTTTCCCTGCAGCGTGTCTCTACCCAGCACGAAAAGTCTCAGTAA
- a CDS encoding uncharacterized protein (EggNog:ENOG41), whose product MSARAPVEIPGYYYDSEKKKYFKIEKSQTAPSSAQWSSQSVKRRKVESQVAQEASNRAQLVKNHIKRSVLRNGIVNSGLFSRETGHQRAAESGRGRVEDEDVAAAMWARELTDKGQTAFTPSMTWNTYPHIPSFYVSGQECGIDSAVVYATLDEQTLMGKYLDTDENENLVNIPASQRDPSRLHLEMVHCPQMSSIKYHQPSRKLLFTSREPGHGLALITFSPTVDIDHKGKRHWLLANSTSRTLPSHNMRCFLTSYGFPCNIRETIRLTFNRQLIAIVNFYSRLPEIRNGMCIRAHLHQHLPTSSALWAPATAFCAFVPMKALVGSLPMTFRPASTRRQRSIMAVGTGRASGQERAMAPGPPQEIFSQDFQIGNHNVLFAGGRQPQLWISDLRAPAAGWSYVKHSSSIAHVRSINPYQVIVAGLQNQMSIYDTRFFQSDKTNPHGRTISSPLLEFPDYRNEARYHIGWDVSSELNLVASAQDDGIVKLFSLKSGRILRSGSALEKLRAENPVKAMMFQTLPGEKMPSLYVARGPLLKKFGCAPIGAFDE is encoded by the exons ATGAGTGCTCGAGCTCCGGTAGAGATACCGGGCTATTATTATG AttcagagaagaagaaatatttCAAGATTGAAAAATCGCAGACTGCGCCCTCTTCCGCCCAGTGGTCGTCTCAGTCTGTCAAGCGGCGCAAGGTTGAATCCCAAGTGGCTCAGGAAGCATCCAACAGGGCGCAGCTGGTCAAGAATCATATCAAGCGCAGTGTCTTGAGAAATGGCATTGTCAACTCGGGGCTGTTTTCCCGTGAGACGGGCCACCAGAGGGCTGCTGAGTCTGGACGGGGGCGAgttgaggatgaagatgtcgcGGCGGCAATGTGGGCTCGGGAGCTGACGGACAAGGGCCAGACTGCTTTTACGCCCAGCATGACTTGGAATACGTATCCTCATATTCCGTCATTCTATGTGAGCGGACAGGAGTGCGGTATTGATTCAGCTGTGGTATATGCCA CTCTTGATGAGCAGACGTTGATGGGGAAATACTTGGACActgatgaaaatgaaaa CCTGGTAAATATACCAGCTAGTCAGCGGGATCCATCGAGGCTGCACCTAGAGATGGTTCACTGCCCACAGATGTCTTCCATCAAATACCACCAACCATCCCGCAAGCTTCTCTTCACCTCACGGGAACCCGGCCACGGACTTGCGTTGATTACATTCTCTCCTACGGTTGATATTGACCACAAGGGTAAACGACACTGGCTTCTTGCCAATAGTACGTCACGCACTCTCCCCTCGCATAACATGCGTTGCTTCTTGACATCATATGGTTTCCCATGTAATATTCGTGAAACTATCCGACTGACATTCAATCGACAGCTGATAGCTATTGTAAACTTCTATTCCAGGCTGCCAGAAATCCGCAATGGTATGTGCATCAGAGCACACCTGCACCAGCATCTTCCAACCTCCTCTGCGTTGTGGGCACCAGCAACGGCATTCTGCGCGTTCGTTCCGATGAAAGCATTGGTTGGATCACTACCAATGACGTTCCGCCCAGCATCGACCCGACGACAAAGGTCGATAATGGCCGTAGGAACAGGCCGGGCAAGCGGGCAAGAGCGCGCCATGGCCCCTGGACCCCCCCAGGAGATTTTCTCCCAAGACTTCCAAATCGGCAATCACAACGTGCTGTTTGCAGGCGGCCGACAGCCTCAGCTCTGGATTTCGGACCTCAGAGCACCGGCGGCCGGATGGAGCTACGTTAAGCACAGCTCGTCCATTGCCCACGTCCGCAGCATCAACCCATACCAAGTGATTGTTGCAGGCCTGCAGAACCAAATGTCAATCTATGACACGCGCTTCTTCCAATCCGATAAGACTAATCCTCATGGCCGGACCATTTCCTCTCCACTACTTGAATTTCCTGACTATCGCAACGAAGCGAGGTATCATATTGGCTGGGATGTCTCTTCGGAGCTCAACCTCGTGGCTTCGGCACAAGATGACGGCATAGTcaagctcttctccctcaaATCGGGCCGTATTCTGCGTTCTGGAAGCGCTTTGGAGAAGCTTCGGGCCGAGAACCCCGTAAAGGCAATGATGTTTCAGACGCTGCCTGGGGAGAAGATGCCGAGCTTGTATGTGGCTAGGGGGCCTCTTTTGAAGAAGTTTGGATGCGCGCCAATTGGCGCCTTTGATGAGTAA
- a CDS encoding uncharacterized protein (EggNog:ENOG41): MDTRSARRGRSSPVVGDSLESGSPNAVEAIKPESSATASPLASSTAVTLNGTAAAGAYEPMETTETDEVENVTKKRKTGSGSRGVANLTPEQLAKKRANDREAQRAIRERTKNQIERLEKRIHELESQKPYQDLQVVVRAKEAIEAENAEIKRRLATIITMLQPIVGTGDLGVPSTLPSVAAPTAPTAPTAVPITSSVPFHPAAPAGGVVDPQRQAAQSALQSWSSTGSSSSPPPRRPGLAGAVDEGTRLMLEQQSHYLRHGLDFGSGRFDFNVVLDPIQAIPKLQRGRDGAQDSGEFHHVAMKHDWTQVNQENARPAWDSPIAIPSPGSDPASGILPKAVTSQPAPSSGPGLDGIAPTIPPVPFPDAQAANIAESLPIWARPLRNCEPTCPLDALLLDFRSERQQRAAEGYEQNEVTGPRYPSVSSLLNPANSQYSHPVSKVFTDIITKFPEISGLPEKVTILYLMFIYMRWQISPTKENYERLPEWIRPLPCQINIPHPAWMDYLPYPEMRERVILANDPSIFYFDNWFLPFTSTFTMSWPYEEAHTLLRNPDSDEIMINPVFESHMRNLDNWKVGRAFAEAFPMLVDTCKFWDGTNQQPGPE, translated from the exons ATGGACACCAGATCCGCTAGACGGGGCAGGTCAAGTCCCGTAGTAGGAGACTCGCTCGAGAGCGGCAGCCCCAACGCcgttgaagccatcaagcCCGAGTCTTCGGCCACCGCATCGCCTCTGGCATCATCAACCGCGGTGACTCTCAATggcacggcggcggcagggGCTTATGAGCCCATGGAGACGACGGAAACAGACGAGGTGGAGAATGTgaccaagaagaggaagacgggCTCGGGAAGCAGAGGTGTTGCAAACTTGACGCCGGAACAactggccaagaagagggcaAACG ACCGCGAAGCGCAACGGGCCATTCGAGAACGGACTAAGAATCAGATTGAGCGGCTCGAGAAGCGTATACATGAGCTTGAAAGCCAAAAGCCCTACCAGGATCTCCAAGTCGTGGTGCGTGCCAAAGAGGCGATAGAGGCCGAAAATGCCGAAATCAAGAGGCGGCtcgccaccatcatcaccatgctGCAGCCCATAGTTGGTACAG GCGATCTTGGTGTGCCATCTACGCTCCCATCCGTTGCGGCACCTACAGCACCTACAGCGCCTACAGCTGTTCCAATCACGAGCAGCGTCCCTTTTCATcccgcagctccagcgggaGGAGTGGTCGATCCACAGCGCCAAGCCGCTCAATCGGCTCTACAGAGCTGGTCAAGTACTGGTAGCAGCTCATCGCCGCCACCTCGTCGACCTGGCCTTGCTGGGGCCGTTGACGAGGGCACACGGCTTATgcttgagcagcagagccacTACCTTCGGCATGGGTTAGATTTTGGATCCGGACGATTCGATTTCAACGTTGTGCTTGACCCTATCCAGGCTATTCCGAAGCTTCAGAGAGGCCGAGACGGGGCACAAGATAGCGGTGAATTCCACCACGTGGCTATGAAGCATGACTGGACGCAAGTGAACCAGGAAAATGCACGGCCTGCATGGGATTCGCCAATTGCCATTCCCTCGCCCGGTTCCGATCCAGCTTCTGGAATACTGCCGAAAGCGGTTACGAGTCAGCCAGCACCCAGTTCTGGCCCgggccttgacggcatcgCTCCGACTATCCCACCAGTTCCATTTCCTGACGCACAAGCTGCTAATATTGCCGAATCTCTTCCTATATGGGCGCGGCCTTTGAGAAACTGCGAGCCTACCTGTCCATTGGACGCTCTGCTTCTTGACTTTCGCAGCGaacgccagcagcgcgcCGCAGAGGGCTACGAGCAAAACGAAGTAACCGGCCCTCGGTACCCATCTGTATCTTCTCTGCTCAACCCGGCCAACAGCCAGTACAGCCATCCGGTATCCAAGGTCTTCAcagacatcatcaccaagTTCCCCGAAATCTCCGGGCTGCCCGAAAAAGTCACCATTCTCTACCTCATGTTCATCTACATGCGATGGCAGATATCGCCAACAAAGGAAAACTACGAACGCCTACCGGAGTGGATCCGCCCACTGCCATGTCAAATCAACATACCGCACCCGGCGTGGATGGACTACCTGCCGTACccagagatgagagagagggtCATTCTGGCCAACGATCCGTCGATTTTCTACTTTGACAATTGGTTTCTCCCGTTTACATCCACTTTTACCATGTCTTGGCCTTATGAGGAGGCGCATACTTTGCTGCGGAATCCAGACTCTGATGAGATTATGATTAACCCGGTGTTTGAGAGCCATATGCGCAACTTGGATAATTGGAAGGTGGGGAGAGCGTTTGCCGAGGCGTTTCCCATGCTGGTCGACACGTGCAAGTTTTGGGACGGTACGAATCAACAGCCAGGCCCTGAATAA